The sequence GACCAGACATCGGAGGAGACCTAACAGAGCTTACAAAGGATGAAAACTATTCTTGGCAGCTCGTTTGGGAAGTTGACCAAATATTCCTAAAGCACGGTGCTCCCAAGGGCGTTTACAAGGGAAATGAAGACGAAATCAGGGAATGGGAAAGAAGAGCTGCCCAAGCCGGAGTGAAATTTATACCAATAATCCAACGCCATATTGGTTCAGACCACACAAAGGAAGTCATAAAGAGCATTAAAGACTATCTACAGTCCAAGGGAGTTAAGTTTATTCTATGGACAAAAGTTGAGGAATTTAACAAAGGAGAAATCAAGGCAAGAAGAGGAAAAGACGTATTTACAGTCAAGGCCAAGTACATAATAGTCGCCCCCGGCAGGGGAGGGGCAGAGTGGTTCCATGATGTTGCCCAAAAGATTGGACTAAAGGCCAGACACGGACCGATAGATGTGGGAGTTAGAGTGGAAGTGCCAGCGATAATAATGGAACCAATAACCAGAATAAACCATGATCCAAAGTTCCACATCTACACGGATACTTACGACGATTTCGTGAGAACCTTCTGTACAAACCCGAATGGTTTTGTTGTCGAAGAAAAATATGACGGTTATGTCGGCGTGAACGGCCATTCCATGAGGGATAAAAAGAGCAACAACACCAATTTTGCATTTTTAACCAGAATTGAGCTTACCGAGCCAGTTGAAGATACCACTGCATACGGCAGAAGCATAGCCCAACTTGCCACCACTATAGGCGGCGGAAGGCCAATACTTCAGAGGCTTGGCGACTTGAGGAGGGGGAGAAGAAGCACATGGAGCAGAATAAAGAAGAGCGACGTTGAGCCAACTTTAAAACATGTTACTCCCGGAGATATAGCAATGGCATTGCCTCATAGAGTCGTGACAAACATCATTGAAGGGCTTGAGAGGCTCGACAAGGTAATTCCCGGTGTTGCGAGCGATCATACGTTGCTCTACGCTCCAGAGATAAAATACTATGCCATGAGAGTTGAAGTTAACGATCTACTCGAGACCAGCATAGAGAACATATTCGCTGCAGGAGACGGAGCTGGGCTAAGTAGAGACATAGTTAATGCCGCTGCTACGGGCCTTTTGGCTGCAAGAGGAGTATTGATCAAAGAAGGATTATATACAGAGAGAGACTTTAAAAAGCCGGGCAATTGGAAGAAGACTGTTGAAAGCTTGGAGGCATAAAGGCAAAGACTTAAATTTGCCTCCCTTTTTCTGATTTTGGTGAGACTATGAAATGCAGGGTCTGCGGGGAGAAAGCATTTATAAAACTCCATTATCCAAAAATGTATCTTTGTGCTGATCACTTCGTGGAATATTTTGAGAGAAAGGTTAAGAGAACAATTGAAAGATACAAACTCCTAAAGCCGAATGAAAAAGTTCTTGTGGTCGTTAGCGGAGGAAAGGATTCAGCTGTTACCGCTTACGTCCTTAAAAAGCTCGGCTACAACGTGGAGTGCCTCCACATAAACCTCGGTATAGGTGAGTACTCAGAAAAAAGCGAGAGCTACGCTAAAAAGCAATGCGAACTTATAGGTGCACCGCTCCATATAGTTAGAGTCAAAGAGCTTTTGGGATGGGGAATTGGCGAAGTGAAGACTAGGAGACCAACATGCTCCTACTGTGGCCTTACAAAGCGCTACATTTTCAACAAATTTGCCCATGACAATGGATTCGACGTTATAGCAACGGGACACAATTTGGACGACGAGGCAAGCTTTATATTTTCCAACCTCATGAACTGGAACACTGAGTACCTTGCAAAGCAGGGGCCGCTTTTACCCGGGGAAGGAAAATTCGTAAGAAAAGTCAAGCCCCTCTACGAGCTTACCGAGAGAGAAGTGGTGGCCTATGCCCTTGCTGTTGGGATAGAATACATAATCGACGAATGTCCACACGCAAGAGGGGCAACGACAATAGAGTACAAGCAGGTTTTGAATGAACTTGAGGAAAAAAGACCGGGCACAAAAATAAACTTCGTGAAAGGCTACCTAAGAAAGAGGCACTTGTTCGAAGTTGAACTTAAAAAAGTAGAGCTCAAGGAATGCAAGGTCTGTGGAATGCCGGCTCAAGGAGAAAAGTGCTCCTTCTGCAGATTTTGGCGTTTAGAGAAACCAATAGACCTTAAAATTTGAACACTTTTCTCTTTTTGAAACATGCCTCTCCAGAAAAACTTGAAAAAGAAAGAGTCAAAGCTCCCTAAACACTATTTTGAACTCAAATTCTTTTTCCACTGGGAACAACAGAGTGTAGCTGACTCCTTGTTGTATGAAGTCCCATCCTGCCTCGCTCTGGCTTAGTGTCTTTATTGGGAACTTCCAGACCTTTGCTTCCCTATCGAGTTCTATCTTAACTTTCCCTATGCCGTATGGGTCGTTTACTTCAAACTCTTTTGCTTCAAATTCCTCTGGGCTTTCCATAACGCTGTGCACTGCTAAGTTTAGCTCTACCCCAAAGAGAGCCCTATAGGGCTTTTCAAGTGAAACCCTATAGTGGGCCATGAATCCATTTTCGTTTAGCTCTATTTTCTTTTCAACCTTGGCAGGTATTCTTTCCTCAACGTAGATACCACCGTTACGCCATAGCCTTATTCCGTCTTTCGCAATTTCGTATTCATAGGGCTGGTTCACGAAATCGCCGAGCTCATGGTACTTTACAAGGCGGTAATTGTCGAGAGTCTCTTCAGGTTTGATAAAGTGGTCTTGAAGGATAGCCCTTAGCTGCCAGTCGTAGGCAAGTTCTCGCTTTATTTCCTCCGGAATCTTCTTTCCGATCTCGTGTATACTTGCAACGCCTTCTTCACTTTCCTCTTCAGGCGTCGCAGCTTCTGGCACTTCGTGGTAATGCTCCCATCTTCTTGGCAGGACGTCATTGTAGTTTACTGCCTTCCTCTTTGAGCTGAGCTCAAAGATGCTGCCTCCATAGTGGGGCTTTATTGTGGCGATAAAGTTGTCGTTTTCCAGCATGACCTCTTCTCTTCCGTCGAAATCGACATCAAGGATTTTATTTTCTGGCTTTAGATAGCTTTGAGCCTTTATTATGTTCTTCCACACTGCCCTCCTTAAATGGGGCAGATAAACGCCTCCAAAGACGCCATGCCAGTATGCATCGTTACACTGCGCCTTGAGAATATATCTCCTCGCTTCGGGGTTTTCTCTAACGGCTTTGCTCACCATTAACATCCTTTTGTGCATAAAGTTGCTTTCTGGATACTTGAAAAAGAAGTTCTTCCATATTCCTCCCCTAACAAAAACCCTATAGCGTTCAAACTTCCCCTCTTTCTTCAGCTGCTCTACAAACTCTACGAAGAGTTTTGCCTGCTTTGCTGGAAGAGACCATTCGCCCATCTCAAAGTAAGAGGCAATTGGGAGATACACAAGTCCTCTCGGTTTAAACCTGCTTAGGTACTCGGTATAAGTCATGAGGTTAATCATTTCATTGCTTGTAACTGTATCAAAGAACTCCCTAAGCCAGCCCTTTTCATAAACCCACTCATACGTACCCGGCCATACTCCAAACTTTTCACCATCGTCATGGAAGACAGCTACTTTTGAGGGATCATCACTTGCAAGGCTTTCCAAGTATTCGATAGTCTTCTTAACCGGGCGGAAGGGTATCAGATAGCGCAACTTCTCATCTATTGGGAACACCGTTATGACGTCTCCTCCATCTTCTGTGTAGTACGGCCAGAAGAGCTCTTCTTTGCTCAACCCGGCGCTCATGAAGTGATAGTCATCAACGATTACATATTCAATCCCAGCCTCTCTGAGTGACTTTACAAGTTCTGGCTGCCAAACCCTTTCTGTGAGCCATACACCTTTTGCATCGTAGCCCAGCTTTTTGGCGTAATCTTTTAGCATTTTTATTTGAACTAATCTGTCTTCCTTGGGAATTGCCGCCAAAACCGGCTCATAGAATCCTGCAACGACAATCTCAAGCTGGCCTTTTTTTACAAGAGACCTGAGAAGATCGAGATAATCGGGTTTGTTTTCTTCAATCCACTCCAAAAGCGGCCCGCTAAAGTGGGCGTTTACTTTCATCTCTGGGAACTCTTCCAAGATTTCCATAAAAGGCCTGTAAGAGCGGTTATATGCTTCTTCGAACACCCAGCCAAAATTGCCCAGTGGCTGATGATTGTGAATGCCAAATATGAAGTTTATTCTTTTCATCCATCCACCTCCACAAAAATGTTATCACTAAGAGTGATAGTGAGAAAGGTATATAAATATTTTATGCCCACATACCAACTGAGGTGAACAAATATCACTCGGGGTGAATAAGAATGAGGAAAAGTACGTCTTTGTGCATTGTTTTTTTAGTGGTTTTTAGTTTAGTGCCAGCAGCAAAATTTGTTAGTGCTCTCTATGGGACAAAAATTATCGATGGAAATCTAGATGATTGGGGAACATTGGACTTAATCGGCCAAGCAAAAGACAACGGATTGGCAGGAGCAAAGCTCGATAAACTCTATGTTGCGTGGGACGATCAGTACCTATACATAGCTATAAAAACCAATAATACCGAAAGTTGGGGCGTAGCTTATGGTATAGGCATTGACGTCGATCCAGGAACTGGAAACGGTTATACGGGGGGTACTTCTCCAAGTGATGCGTGGGGAAGGCACATAGGATTTGGAAGTGGCTATGCAGTTGATTACCAAATTTACTTTTGGTGGGACGGGAACACTGGTATGGGCTCCAACAACTTCATCACGTGGACTGGCAGTGGATGGGACTATAAGAGTCTTGCAGACGTCGGTGCGAACTTTGCTTACACTGGGGATACATCCACTGGTCTTCAAGTTCTGGAGATTAAGATTCCTTGGAATGCATTAGGCGGAAAGCCAAATAAGCTTGCTCTTATATCTTGGATTGCCGGTGGAAGTGAAAGTTCTGCTGTAAGCTCTGTTCCATGGGACGTCACGCTAGAAAGCTTAGATCCTCCTTTTGCTTCTTGGTATGGAGGAGATGAATGGGGCGATAGTGATTATTTCACGGAGCTAGTAGAGGTACAAATAGCCCCAAAAACTATTGATGGAGACCTAAGTGATTGGGCAAGCTATGAGTTAGTTGGCGTTAGCACTTTAGACGGTCCCGATGGTGCAGATCTCGACAAACTCTATGTCTCTTATGATGACCAATATCTATACATTGCCCTGACCACGAATAATACACAAAGCTGGGATGTGGCATATGGAATTGGAATAGATGTACTAGACGGAGGATATACTGGAGATCAGGATTCTTGGGGAAGGAAAATTGCATTTTCTAGAGGAATCGATTATGAACTTTACTTCTGGTGGAGTGGTGGAGATGGGGCCATAACTTCAGCTAATTTCAATAGATACAATGGATACGTTGGAAACAACTATTGGGAAAGCTGGGATTATAATTTTGCGTCTTTTGACTATGCATATACTGGCAACAGTAATGGACTCCAAACTTTAGAAATCCGGATTCCATGGAGTGCCCTAGGAGGGGGGGTTTCTCAAGTTGCATTAATAGCTTGGATTGCAGGAGGAGACGGAAGTTCAGCAGTTGATACAGTTCCCTTAGATCCTGCAGTTGATGGAAGTGATTGGACTGATCAGGATTA comes from Thermococcus aggregans and encodes:
- the jtg gene encoding 4-alpha-glucanotransferase — protein: MKRINFIFGIHNHQPLGNFGWVFEEAYNRSYRPFMEILEEFPEMKVNAHFSGPLLEWIEENKPDYLDLLRSLVKKGQLEIVVAGFYEPVLAAIPKEDRLVQIKMLKDYAKKLGYDAKGVWLTERVWQPELVKSLREAGIEYVIVDDYHFMSAGLSKEELFWPYYTEDGGDVITVFPIDEKLRYLIPFRPVKKTIEYLESLASDDPSKVAVFHDDGEKFGVWPGTYEWVYEKGWLREFFDTVTSNEMINLMTYTEYLSRFKPRGLVYLPIASYFEMGEWSLPAKQAKLFVEFVEQLKKEGKFERYRVFVRGGIWKNFFFKYPESNFMHKRMLMVSKAVRENPEARRYILKAQCNDAYWHGVFGGVYLPHLRRAVWKNIIKAQSYLKPENKILDVDFDGREEVMLENDNFIATIKPHYGGSIFELSSKRKAVNYNDVLPRRWEHYHEVPEAATPEEESEEGVASIHEIGKKIPEEIKRELAYDWQLRAILQDHFIKPEETLDNYRLVKYHELGDFVNQPYEYEIAKDGIRLWRNGGIYVEERIPAKVEKKIELNENGFMAHYRVSLEKPYRALFGVELNLAVHSVMESPEEFEAKEFEVNDPYGIGKVKIELDREAKVWKFPIKTLSQSEAGWDFIQQGVSYTLLFPVEKEFEFKIVFREL
- the ttuA gene encoding tRNA-5-methyluridine(54) 2-sulfurtransferase; amino-acid sequence: MKCRVCGEKAFIKLHYPKMYLCADHFVEYFERKVKRTIERYKLLKPNEKVLVVVSGGKDSAVTAYVLKKLGYNVECLHINLGIGEYSEKSESYAKKQCELIGAPLHIVRVKELLGWGIGEVKTRRPTCSYCGLTKRYIFNKFAHDNGFDVIATGHNLDDEASFIFSNLMNWNTEYLAKQGPLLPGEGKFVRKVKPLYELTEREVVAYALAVGIEYIIDECPHARGATTIEYKQVLNELEEKRPGTKINFVKGYLRKRHLFEVELKKVELKECKVCGMPAQGEKCSFCRFWRLEKPIDLKI
- a CDS encoding CARDB domain-containing protein, yielding MRKSTSLCIVFLVVFSLVPAAKFVSALYGTKIIDGNLDDWGTLDLIGQAKDNGLAGAKLDKLYVAWDDQYLYIAIKTNNTESWGVAYGIGIDVDPGTGNGYTGGTSPSDAWGRHIGFGSGYAVDYQIYFWWDGNTGMGSNNFITWTGSGWDYKSLADVGANFAYTGDTSTGLQVLEIKIPWNALGGKPNKLALISWIAGGSESSAVSSVPWDVTLESLDPPFASWYGGDEWGDSDYFTELVEVQIAPKTIDGDLSDWASYELVGVSTLDGPDGADLDKLYVSYDDQYLYIALTTNNTQSWDVAYGIGIDVLDGGYTGDQDSWGRKIAFSRGIDYELYFWWSGGDGAITSANFNRYNGYVGNNYWESWDYNFASFDYAYTGNSNGLQTLEIRIPWSALGGGVSQVALIAWIAGGDGSSAVDTVPLDPAVDGSDWTDQDYLSNFAIIEIPIPKPELTVSISSDVLDVEQWQPANITIKVKNIGEVDAQNVTVHLYDGSNLLKSWVVDLPANTEVILTYLYPYSEAWGVHTLKAVVDPENKIEEVNEGNNVATLDIIVGQVAERQNKLVRLGMYVWPRIYPAKYEETKKLVEEVASMGLPGNIIEEFELNLNESLALFNEGKSLIYTPNYELRGALKMFSAYSRLLRLQREIKDFLESLEFKKKIDGSLSDWNETSLVAQNKAGAGSGAYLDALYVDYDDKYLYIALSTKNMESWRIAYGFALDYKEGGYTGDTDAWDRKIGFTRGVDTEIYLYWHGPFFDEPGTNSITTAELAIWNGNGWSYIPLFKNAAVKYTGGENGLQILEMAIPWELLGGKPEKIYIVAWITGANPGDSAVTTIPDDPSVHDSDNEWGDEDIISTFAEVYIK
- a CDS encoding NAD(P)/FAD-dependent oxidoreductase, with the translated sequence MTFAEKFDVVIIGAGPAGLFAAYELAEKSNLKIAIFDEGGDIEQRTCPMDELGHCIGCKPCHIMSGVGGAGGLSDGTINLRPDIGGDLTELTKDENYSWQLVWEVDQIFLKHGAPKGVYKGNEDEIREWERRAAQAGVKFIPIIQRHIGSDHTKEVIKSIKDYLQSKGVKFILWTKVEEFNKGEIKARRGKDVFTVKAKYIIVAPGRGGAEWFHDVAQKIGLKARHGPIDVGVRVEVPAIIMEPITRINHDPKFHIYTDTYDDFVRTFCTNPNGFVVEEKYDGYVGVNGHSMRDKKSNNTNFAFLTRIELTEPVEDTTAYGRSIAQLATTIGGGRPILQRLGDLRRGRRSTWSRIKKSDVEPTLKHVTPGDIAMALPHRVVTNIIEGLERLDKVIPGVASDHTLLYAPEIKYYAMRVEVNDLLETSIENIFAAGDGAGLSRDIVNAAATGLLAARGVLIKEGLYTERDFKKPGNWKKTVESLEA